A window of Candidatus Micrarchaeum acidiphilum ARMAN-2 contains these coding sequences:
- a CDS encoding GCN5-related N-acetyltransferase, with the protein MRSKIIDKIKIIRAEKGDKYAVDALKIAQGLKEWFNENGLKSIETDLFFNNLAVAVEGGETLGFACYGTYDGIMQLIWLAVERNHQGRGIGTALLKWVENEARSHGLKLIQVETLPDEDSYEPYKLTRKFYYDNGFTRIAYKKARLEGWDDQIVLEKRL; encoded by the coding sequence ATGAGATCTAAAATTATTGATAAAATAAAGATAATAAGGGCAGAGAAAGGCGATAAATATGCCGTCGATGCACTAAAGATAGCACAAGGTCTCAAGGAATGGTTCAACGAGAACGGGCTTAAGAGCATTGAAACAGACCTTTTCTTTAACAACCTGGCGGTGGCTGTCGAAGGCGGCGAAACTCTTGGTTTTGCCTGCTATGGCACCTACGACGGGATAATGCAACTGATTTGGCTGGCAGTTGAAAGGAACCACCAAGGCAGAGGCATAGGCACGGCGCTTCTCAAATGGGTGGAAAATGAGGCGAGGAGTCATGGCCTAAAGCTAATACAGGTCGAGACGCTGCCAGATGAGGACAGCTACGAACCGTATAAGCTTACAAGGAAGTTTTATTACGACAACGGATTTACCAGAATTGCCTATAAGAAGGCAAGGCTGGAAGGTTGGGACGATCAAATAGTTTTGGAAAAGAGGCTGTAA